In Verrucomicrobiota bacterium, one genomic interval encodes:
- a CDS encoding MBL fold metallo-hydrolase, with translation MRILNLNPDTDIGASAWFVEMDGHRLLLDAGVHPKHEGRASLPLYRHIRDADLDAIVISHCHHDHVGSLPVAVREHPRARVLMTGLSYFIAERVLHNSVNVMERQAEETGRRTPPLFSHREVDAIAPSFQGVRYNREIEWGAPRKGRNPTPSPTLEFFDAGHALGSAGVLVRGRKETLFYSGDVCFHDQTLLRRARFDGVKAGVLILETTRGNHPKPKGFTREREVERLCRAIEGVFARKGCVLIPAFALGRTQEILAQLALWMRAGRLRRQPVFIGGLGRVFTEVYDLEAPRTHRHHPGLQLDVALDLQVLERGQAAEMRLAPGQLFVVTAGMMSEHTAAHDLAARMMPARRHGIFFVGYADPDTPGGRLKASKPGQPFRFSDATGVLTRECEMDGFDLTAHAQREDLLGFVGKVAPHTVLLGHGDAPARRWFEGQLRRRHPKLRIVQPEPGRDVRA, from the coding sequence GTGCGCATCCTGAACCTGAACCCGGACACGGACATCGGCGCGAGCGCGTGGTTCGTGGAGATGGACGGTCACCGGCTGCTGCTGGACGCCGGGGTCCATCCCAAACACGAGGGCCGCGCCAGCCTCCCGCTCTACAGGCATATCCGTGACGCCGACCTCGACGCGATCGTCATCTCGCACTGCCATCACGACCACGTGGGCTCGCTGCCCGTGGCCGTGCGCGAGCATCCGCGCGCGCGCGTGCTCATGACGGGACTGAGTTACTTCATCGCCGAACGCGTGCTGCACAACTCCGTGAACGTCATGGAACGCCAGGCCGAGGAAACCGGACGGCGGACGCCGCCGCTCTTCTCGCACCGCGAAGTGGATGCGATCGCGCCGTCGTTTCAAGGCGTCCGCTACAACCGTGAAATCGAGTGGGGCGCGCCGCGCAAGGGCCGCAACCCGACGCCGTCGCCGACGCTCGAGTTTTTCGACGCCGGTCACGCCCTCGGGTCGGCCGGGGTGCTGGTGCGCGGGCGCAAGGAGACGCTCTTTTACTCGGGCGATGTGTGTTTCCACGACCAGACCCTGCTCCGCCGCGCACGGTTCGACGGCGTGAAGGCCGGGGTGCTCATTCTCGAGACCACGCGCGGCAACCATCCGAAGCCGAAGGGCTTCACGCGCGAGCGCGAGGTGGAGCGGCTCTGCCGCGCGATTGAGGGTGTGTTCGCGCGCAAAGGCTGCGTGCTCATCCCGGCGTTTGCGCTGGGCCGCACGCAGGAGATCCTCGCGCAACTCGCCCTGTGGATGCGCGCGGGCCGGCTGCGCCGCCAGCCGGTTTTCATCGGCGGGCTCGGGCGCGTCTTCACCGAGGTTTATGATCTCGAGGCGCCGCGCACGCACCGGCATCACCCCGGGTTGCAGCTCGACGTGGCGCTCGACTTGCAGGTGCTCGAACGCGGGCAGGCCGCGGAGATGCGGCTCGCGCCGGGACAGCTCTTCGTCGTCACGGCCGGCATGATGAGCGAGCACACCGCCGCACACGACCTCGCCGCGCGCATGATGCCCGCGCGACGCCACGGGATTTTCTTTGTCGGCTACGCGGACCCTGACACGCCGGGCGGCCGCCTGAAGGCGAGCAAGCCGGGCCAGCCGTTCCGGTTCAGCGACGCGACGGGCGTGCTCACGCGTGAGTGCGAGATGGACGGCTTCGATCTCACGGCTCACGCTCAGCGCGAGGACCTGCTTGGCTTCGTGGGCAAAGTCGCGCCGCACACGGTGTTGCTCGGCCACGGCGACGCGCCTGCGCGGCGGTGGTTTGAAGGACAGTTGCGGCGAAGGCATCCGAAGCTGCGCATCGTGCAACCCGAGCCGGGCCGTGACGTGCGCGCGTGA
- a CDS encoding sulfatase, whose protein sequence is MPMNGRMTTLMPDSRIRARSTTWLLRPWVIASLVIGHFCAQPLRAADKPLNLLFITADDMNADSSGWMGCKLGTTPNLDAFAATAHQFVNNHVTVPICQPGRSAFMTGRVPHRNGALGFHPVKPGTPTLPSVLKAAGYFTGVIDKHAHMKPDAEFPWDVKLGGSGKHPALFQEHVEQLLKAAAEAKKPFFLNANITDPHRPFYASEQLAAQQAKMNKKSELRAGEGSTQPFTPEEVTVPSFLEDIPQVRREVAQYYSSVRRFDASFGGALAALRAAGREADTLVIFLSDHGMSFPFSKATVYRNGTWVPVLVRWPAMGKPQRREEFVSSVDILPTLLDVLKVAPPASLDGRSWLPLLRGETQPGRDFVITHVNSVSSGKSFPQRCVRTKDFSYQFHAWPDGTPHFRVEAMNGLTFAAMSKAAGSDARIKSRVEQLQVGVPEQFFDLRTDPDERVNLIAGRKHEAEIARLKKLLLAHMEKTDDPQLENFRKLAK, encoded by the coding sequence ATGCCAATGAACGGCCGGATGACGACGTTGATGCCTGACTCACGGATTCGAGCGCGTTCTACGACATGGCTCCTCCGGCCATGGGTCATTGCGTCATTGGTCATTGGTCACTTCTGCGCCCAGCCGCTTCGCGCCGCGGACAAGCCGCTCAATCTCCTCTTCATCACCGCCGACGACATGAACGCCGACTCGTCCGGCTGGATGGGCTGCAAGCTCGGCACGACGCCGAACCTCGACGCCTTCGCCGCGACCGCGCACCAGTTCGTCAACAACCACGTCACCGTGCCCATCTGCCAGCCGGGGCGCTCGGCGTTCATGACCGGACGCGTGCCGCACCGCAACGGCGCGCTCGGCTTCCATCCCGTCAAGCCCGGCACGCCCACGCTCCCCAGCGTGCTCAAGGCCGCGGGCTACTTCACGGGCGTCATTGACAAGCACGCGCACATGAAGCCCGACGCGGAGTTCCCGTGGGACGTGAAGCTCGGCGGCTCGGGCAAGCATCCGGCGCTGTTCCAGGAGCACGTCGAGCAACTGCTCAAGGCCGCGGCCGAAGCGAAAAAGCCGTTCTTCCTCAACGCCAACATCACCGACCCGCACCGGCCCTTCTACGCGAGCGAGCAACTCGCCGCGCAGCAGGCGAAGATGAACAAGAAGTCCGAACTGCGCGCGGGCGAAGGCTCCACCCAGCCGTTCACGCCCGAGGAAGTCACCGTGCCGTCGTTCCTCGAGGACATCCCACAAGTGCGCCGCGAGGTCGCACAGTATTACAGCAGTGTGCGGCGATTCGACGCGAGCTTCGGCGGCGCGCTCGCCGCGCTCCGGGCCGCCGGGCGCGAGGCGGACACCCTCGTCATCTTCCTCAGCGACCACGGCATGTCGTTTCCCTTCTCGAAGGCCACGGTCTATCGCAACGGCACATGGGTGCCCGTGCTCGTGCGGTGGCCGGCGATGGGCAAGCCGCAGCGGCGCGAGGAATTCGTCAGCAGCGTGGACATCCTGCCCACGCTGCTCGACGTGCTGAAGGTCGCGCCCCCCGCGAGTCTGGACGGCCGCTCATGGCTGCCGCTGCTGCGCGGCGAGACGCAACCCGGCCGCGACTTCGTCATCACGCACGTCAACTCCGTGAGCAGCGGCAAGAGCTTCCCGCAGCGCTGCGTCCGGACAAAGGACTTCAGCTACCAGTTCCACGCGTGGCCCGACGGCACGCCGCACTTCCGCGTCGAGGCGATGAACGGGCTGACCTTCGCCGCGATGTCGAAGGCCGCCGGGAGCGACGCGCGGATCAAGTCGCGCGTGGAGCAACTGCAAGTCGGCGTGCCCGAGCAGTTCTTCGACCTCCGGACCGACCCGGACGAGCGCGTGAACCTCATCGCCGGGCGGAAGCACGAGGCCGAAATCGCGCGGCTGAAGAAGCTCCTGCTTGCGCACATGGAGAAGACCGACGACCCGCAGTTGGAGAACTTCCGCAAACTGGCGAAGTGA